The sequence GGAACAATTATAGGATAGAAAGTCCCTAAATTTTTTCAGAACATCCTTCACCATCCTCCTAGTTTGTTTCTCCTGGGATAATAACTTTGAGAGGGGCAGGGCCACTAGCTCCTTCTTACAATGGTGAAAAAACAGTAAGTTGTTAGCAGTTTCCTACAACCACAAGTTCCACAGGATTGTGTGATGTCATCCTAATGAAGCTCTTCCAGGTGAGGAAATAGTTGCAGCTATAGATGCCAACATTACTGTAGGTCACATTGTTGAGGAAAAATGAATTGTCGTCATTGATTCTGGTGGCATCTAAGAGCTGAAGTGGTTTGTCTTCTCCTTTATTATAGAGTGGAAGCCCCACTCCATCCACTGGCCTTTGACACCACAGGGTCACATTCTGACCCTTCTGAACCACAGGACTGGAATGAGCAAGCAGCCAGGTCTTGGGAAAAGTGTCTAGGGTAAAACCCAAGATACAAAGGGATAATAGTGTGATTTCCCCCTCCCTCTACTTAGGgttcttttcctcctcttatgAAAGCTTTTCTCCAGTCCACCCTTGACAAATCTCTGCTTACCCCGAGTTGTGTAATTCTGATTCCCTCCCCACTGCCAATCCTGGCTGCATGATTAGATTCTGCAGAGAGCCCAGAGGAAGTTTATATTCTTAGCCCCCAACATAGGTCCCACGGTGTTCTCCTCTCTTACCAGTTACCCAGATTTTCAGAATTTCACTAAGGAGTGAGCCCTTATATGACCCATCATAGTAAAAACAGAAGTAATGTCCAGCATCGTGGAGTTTCAAAGCTCAGAAgaagaaatatgcctcatttttTATGGGCCTCTTGTGGGAAAAGGACTTCTCCAAGTCTTCAAGTCTCATTAAAGGAAAGGTCATTCCATAGATTGGCActtgacacctgagattcaggcTTTCTCCAGGTGCCATCATGTGCCCAGGATAGGCTGTCAGTATTGGTTTGGGGTAGATTCTTAGAAAAGGAAGAGACCCTGAAGTTAGAGGTGGGATGATTCTTCCCTGTtaccttctgtttttatttttctagtctttTTGGATGACAGGAAGCAGTAGCTGAAGTTTTAACCTCTCCTTATCCCATCTTTGGATTCTTGCCTCCTCTAGGAACTAATCAACAGTTGATCCACTTATGCTATTGCCCTCTCACCATACTTCATCAGCTCCTCTGAGCTGTAACCATGAGTAGGGGTGTGTCTCAGTGGAATTTCTGTAGCCATACTCCCTTGCATCTTGCCAAATGTTGTCCTTCCAACTGCCCAAAAAACCAAACCTTTTAAAATGACTTTGATTCCATTTGTAGATCTTGAATTTTACTGCAGAATTAAGCAGGAATTTGTGCACATTGTCTACATAAGACCCTACTTTTAACATGGGATTGGAGGATGCTAAAGAGGGTTTGGCCAGCATGTGCACAACCCAACGAAATCTCTGTTAACGAGGCCAGGAAACTTTACTACAAAACAAAGGGCAAACCTCACcccaatatcatccctttttACACCCACTCCAACCCCAGGTAGACCCACTCACCCATTATGGAAGGATTAGCTCTGTCATATGCTCATTGAGCATTTAGGATGTATCAGGCATCATGTATGTGTAGGGGAAGACAGGTAAAGAAGATATAAGCCCTGCCACCAAAAAATGCATGTCCTAGTGGGGAATACCGATGAACAGGTAGCTACAGAAGTGTGTGTTAGTGGAAACTATGCTGGAAGGACACATGCGCAACAAACATACAAATACACAGCTCAAACAGACAAACCTTTGTTCTTTGATCCTCAATAAAAGGCTGTATGATAAAATTAAtatctaccatttattgaaaacttacatgccaggcactatatatatattatatttaggCAAATCCTcgcaaccctgtgaggtaggcattattattatacccatttggCAGATGAGGTAAATGAGGCAGAGAGAGGCATTACATAGTAGGTTGGGTAGATAGTGTCATCCCATTTTAGAGTGGAAGAAACCAAAGCACAGAGAAATGAAGTAACTTGTTCAATATACAAGGAGGCAGTGTCAGAGGTGAAAATAGAAACCAGGATTGCTGCTTCTAAGTCCAGGGTAATTTCTCTAGCACTACAACTTCCCCAAGCCTATTTAGCTTGGCAGAGGGactaaagcaaatgtggcaaatttCATATAGAAGCATTTAGGCCATAGGATGGGGGAGATGGGGCTGGGTGTGTGTTTGGCACTTGGACATTTTGGGGAATGTTCAGATGTGTTTAGAACTTGGTACTGCCTTGATGGATTTATAGATATAGGACCAAAGTAATTTATAAAGTCATTTCTAAAGTATGAAGTATcactttctttgactttttttcatttttattaccaACACTAGTAATTGGTTCTATcttccacatttaaaaataataaccataaataaaataaaaatgctttaaaattttaaataagtttgTAAGACTGCAGtggcagtgcctgacacatagtaggtgctcaataaatattggtttgatgaatgaatgcatgataTTCAACAATAAAGTTGTAATGAGCTGAAGCTACTAGATAGTTGGTGGGACTCACTCACTAGCCAAGTGATTGGCTCCCACACACGTGCCTTGCATTCTGTGTGATTCTAATTGGCATCCCAGTAAAATGTAGCCCCATGCCTTGCAGGGCCCAAGAACTGgctgaggaaagaaaaatcagaacCACTAGCTCACCCAGTCATGATCCCTGGGCAGTGATTGTCAGACCACAGCAGCCACAGCCACACCCACCTGCTACAACCATCTTCAGGGGGTTGCTGGGCTCTGACACAGGGTGGGGAGCATCTGGATATGAATGCAGCAGATGTATACCCCTTCATTCTCAGGTGTCATGTTGTCAGTGGAGAATACGGCTATTATCCCAGTTGGGACTTGGTAATCCACAGACTCTGCATATCCCTctttaaacagaatgaataccAAATCTTGCAGCCAGCCACAGCACAGTATGCTAACATTACATCCAGTAAGTGGAGGGGTCTCAGCCTGGATCCAGAAGATGGGCTTGCGAAGTTGGCCTGGATTGAAAGAATGAACTGGGATTCATTCAGGTAAGGCAAGGATAATGCTGCTCGAGAAGAGTTCTACTTCAAATGAATTTTCCCTATATGATGCTTACTTGCCATTCCTTCTTTCCCCATCCTTGGGCCTGTCTACCATGCATTGTCTAATACTCAATAGGTACCTATTTAATAACTTTGAAATACATGTAAGCATGCATTTACACAAATTTGAATGAATTAAACAAACCCTGCCCCGTGAAAGCAAGTTTGAGATCCAAGAGCTGGAGTTTATTCTTCAGTATGTATCTTCTTACTTGGTGCTTTCAACTGGGCTCTGACCAGCCTGTCTCCTGCCAGTAGCAGCACCTGTAAAGACCTGTAATGGACTCAGTAATGGCAACTATGGGGAATGAGACTTGGAAGGTCTTGTAGGAAGGGTGGATCCAGGTAATCTGTGACTTATCCTTCAGCAGCAGGTATTTGCTAGCTATCTGAGAGGGGCTTCTACAACACAGTGTGATGTTCTTCCAAGGTACCTGGGGGTAGTTGGTCTCTATCAACAATTCTGGTTGAGATTCCATCTCTGTTATTCCCAGAGACCACAAAGATTGGAGCAGTTCAACCCTCTCCCTCCCATAATGTCCCTCATTGTTCCTTAAAATTAGTCCCAACCTAGATTCCTCCTTTCACTTGGGGATAAGAATGTCTGCTCATGTGGCAGGTGGAATAGGGGCACCAGGATGATTGTTCAATGAATCCAGGCAAGTTGGAGAATAAAGGGCAAGTCTGGCTTCCTTTCTAGCTGAGATAAAGCTTTTCACTATTCTGTGGGAAGCCATGTCATGAAGTGAGGGGCACTGATTCTTAACCAACTTGATCGTGGAATTGTCTCTAGGATCTTGAGGCAGTTATTTCCGGGGCCATGGAGGCAGGCTGATGCCTTGGACCCTTCAGGAGGGAAGGTACCTGAAGTGGCAGGACTCATTCACCTATCCATGTCATACTCAGGCTCAGCCCTGCAAAGAGAGTTTATAGTAAAGGAGCCTTATGTATGTCTCCACCCCACCATCCAAACTCAAGTCTCTCCTCTTACTCTTCAAGCTGCCCAATACCCCACCCCTATGGCAGGGTTGCTTGCCCCTCACTTGCCCCTCACCCCTTCCTTGTACTCACTGATGCAGAAGAGCAAGAAAGTGAATGTCTGAAGCATGGTGGCCCCCTCCCCTGGGCTGTTCAGGGTCGTGGGGCCTTTGGTACTCCCTGTGGGCTTTAGTCTTGAAGTGCTTTGCCCTTTAGGAGGTGGTAGGATctaaaaacagatatttttactTAGGGGACTTGTTCTGCTCTTTAAAGTTTAGTTTAGATCACTAACTTGCACTCGACAACCTTGCTCTCCACCACCTCACAGGTACGCAGGATATTATAAGGTGACatgctatttcttttccttgctccttCTTCCCACTTCTCCATCCTCCCTTTCAAGGTCTTTGCTGGTATCTAAGATGTCAGATTTGAGAAAACTGACAAAATATCTGCTTGTTCCTGGAATCTCAAAGGCCAAGACAGTTACCCAATCCAggcctgcatatatatatttatatatataatcttaCTGAGTCCACCAACAACCTAGCAATTGAGGTGTTACTGCCATCCCCATTTtgttgatgaggaaactgaagcttagaaaggATATATAATATGCCAAAGGTCAAAAGATATTAAATATCAGAGCCAAAATTAAAATCCAGGTTTGACTCCAATGCTTATGCTCCAAAATTACCATTTAAACTTCCAGAGGCAGTCCATGCCCACTTCCTCACCATCCCTCACCCCCTCCCATCTCATCCCACCTAGGCCTACCCTTCTATGGGATGCTTCGGTTCCAATATTACTCTCATTTTTATCTCTTACCCCCCAAAAGCTCAATACTCCACCTCAAGTAGGTGTTAGGGAATCAAAAGCTGCTTGAACTAATTCATATAAGGTGTAAATGATTTATTGGCTTCCCTTAACCTGCTAAGCATTTTTGTTTGTGATCCCTAAGGAAAATGGAGTAGATCATATTTCAGGGAGTTTGGCAAAAATATTTGAGTTTAGGGTCACCTTCCCATTTTCCAGAAATCACTACTGACTATAAGCTCTGCATGTACCTGAGATAGCATGTGTGTCCCCTCAGAGTATTCTTTTGCCAGAGGAAGGTGCACCCCAGCACACAAAATCAGCCTAACTCTCCCCCATCAGCTCTCTATTCAGAGCCTGAGGTACTGATTACCCCCCAATAATTTAATTCTTACTTCAGTAGATTGGGGTAGAAACAGCCCCCAGAACAGAGTAAGGGGCTGCTTTCAAGTCTCCAAATTTATCCTAGGACCTCAGCCACTAATTTGTTCCCGTGCCATGGGTGAAGTGGAGGAGCTAGAACAGGGgaagaatcatttttaaaacatctggGCTGCAAGAAGCAGCTGGGTAGTCAGAGATCCAAGGGGGATGAGCTCCTTTCTGCATTGTTCATTTTGCATTGAAGGATGTTCAAATCACCCTTTTCTGAACATTCCCTTATATATAAAGTAGGGGGAATAATGCCCTAGCATTGTTGTGTTGGATTAGAGATAATATatgcacagtgccaggcacatagcaaacatttcattaaaaagttgttcttttttcttcttcataaagGGGGCATTAAATTGCTGTAGGATCCTAGAGATGCTTTTTTCATTTCAGCTCCTACAAACCCTTACCCCCCAATCAGGCTTGGGATCCACTCTGTTGCTTAGTTCTTTTAGGGCTTTGGGCAAGGATTTATTAAGGGAAACCAGATTCTACTGTCAAGGGAAAGGTTCAACCTGTGATTCTGCCCAGGAAACACCATCTGGGGTTCCAGCATCCTTGGACCCCTAAACCAGAGTCTTTGACTCTTGGGGTCTTGAATGGGGTCAGTGCAGCTGGCTTTCTCAGCATTGCTGAGCCCTCCCCAATGACTAAGGAATCTGTACCATTTATGTTCAGCCCAAATGGTGGATCTTATGGCTAAGGAACATGGGACACGCTCTCAAGCTTCAGGACTCAAGAGGGGTAATTGGCCACGCCCATTTTGGCCTTTCACACCCACTCAACCACCAATCTTGGCTGTCTACCCATTTTATCCTCCCCTTCTACTCTGCCCTAAGCACTTACCCCACCCTTAGGCAGCGCCGCAGTGACATGTCTTTATAATACCTAATGGCTCGCCTCCTGCACAGCTTTGAGGACTCCAGGAATCAAAGGAGTTGGACTCAGCTGGGTGCCGGGTGCATGCTCCACCGAGGGTTTGAAGGGAagactgagaagaaaaaaaatgaagatttgtACAGTACCCAGAGATTCTCAGCGAGGCAGGGTTGGGAtacagagagaaatgagaaaggaaggatGAAGGGGGAGCCGTTTAATTCATGGAAATTAATTAAGGGAGGGATACTCTTCTGGGGTTTTGTTTAGGATCTGGTGGCCAGTATTTAAGCTTCAACCACTGGACTCTGCGCTTATTTGCAGTTACTTACGGTAGCTGAAGATCTGCTCCGCTGTTGGAGATTCTCTAGTGAACTCCTCCAGATTACAGCAAACTGCCCCGCGTGGGAAGAGCTGTCTAAGGACTGCCTCCGCTGCTCTGTGCCCCGCCTCTCATTCTCCCCCGCCCCAACCTCCACCCTTCCCTCCGCCAGGCTTTGGGAGTCCACCTACACCAACTCTGCCTGGCACCTGCGGTCCTCTGAACGACCGGGATTTCTATGCCCCTCCCAGCTCTCCGCTTTTCACCCGACTTCTTGCAGAGGCTGCTGGAGCCAAAGTCCGGCCGCCGCCCCCTTGCCTGTCTCTGAGAATTTCATTGGGTCACTATGTTGTGGAGGGGAGAGGGCCAGCTTTTAAGACTACCAAAGCTGTAGATCCCTCCTCTCCAGCTCCCCAGTGCCTTTAAAGGGATCTCAGATCCTCTTCTGCCCATTCAGTGCCCCATATATGCATAAAAATCGCCACTATAGTTTAAATGCCTGTTACGTGCTGCTGGACCTTGGGCATATATTATTTCTAATCTTCATAGCAACCCTACAAGATTAAGTGTTATTTCcctcaattttacagatgaggaaactgaagctcagagaggattCAGAAATTTGGACATCCTTCAAAGTCTGCTTGGTGTAATAGCCCAGGCTTTAGAGACATATAAACTTGGATTTCAGTCCAGGTTCCACTATTCAATAACTGTGTGGTCTCAAGCAAGTGAGTTAAACTCTCTgagtcccagtttcctcatctgcaaaataaagaGAACAACAGAGCCTATGTCACAGGCTTCAATGGGATAATGCAAGTAAAACTcacagcccagtgcctggcacatagtaggtgctcaataactggtagttgctgctgctgctgctactactactactagtAATACTGTAAAGCCTTCTTCAGCTGCCCTAGAGTAACGTGATTTTGATGATGTAGAGCAAACTTTCATAAATTtagttgacttttaaaaatgataatgtatGGGTAAGACATTAACCAAAGCTGTTGAGATATGATATATGATGGGATTAGAGTATCCAATGGGCTTACAGACAATTGATTTTCATAAGAAATAACCAAATTTTGATTACTGTGCATTTTTTACCTTAGTAAAAGACTACAATAATCTAATGAAAAAATACTTTAATTTAAGAACaaactacataaaaataaaataaaagatctttTAATGGGCAAATTTAACATCATATTTTCATGCATCTGATGATCTCAGTTGTGGCTTCCTGGCATCCTTGACTACTATGCACCGTTATAAACTACAGATAATTGTATAATAAATAGAACAGGTATAAGAATATAAAGATGGGTTtcaggcaaattatttaatttctccaaGCCTccgttttcttatttgtaaaaagtTTACAGAGTCCTTTCTTTGTGCCTGGGATTTTTCTAGATGCTGAAGTTTCAGAGAGAATGACAGTTTCTGCTCTTAAGGAGTTTATATTCTCAGAATAATTAGTGATAGAGATAAACAAGAGAGCAAGtgaaagcttcctggaggaggagacgACGTTTATTAGAGAATGATTATGAATTAGCAAGAGAAGGGGGAACCATGAGAGGCAAAGAGGATTGCTGTAGAAAAGACCAGCATGTAAGGCCTGGCAGTTTGTTTTTGGAGAACTGCAAGCAGTTGGCTATTACTTCCTGTGCACCTGTGTTCTTAAAGTAGGGCAGTGGTAGcagaagaggggagagaaagtTTTCCTGAAACATTGAGGTGGTAAAATTGTTAGGCTTAATGATTGTTTGGAACATGGTCACGATAGTTATTAACTTTACCTAAGCTAGAATCATCATGctaattttcaaaatgtatacAGAGATCACTCTGGTAGCACTAAACATTAAGGTGCATTACAAATATTAACTGATTTTATTCCCATAGCAACACTATGGTGTAGATATCATTgtcaaccccattttacagatgaagaaaactgaaacacagagCCATTAAGCAAATTGCCTAAGGCCAACAcagccagcaagtggcagagctaggattcaaatctGGGCAATCTACATCTACAgtccatgttcttaaccactacCCTATGCTGCCTCTGCATTGGATGATTGGAATGATAAAACTAAGAGAGAGAGATCGAGGGGGggcggggagagagagagagagagagagagagagagagagagagagagagagatgaaagtaCTTAGTAAAATAGAAAAGCATCAATCAAATGCACAGTTAATAATGTGGAAAAAAGGCAATGATTGTGTTCCCTGGCTCTCTGCAAGACATTGGGCTGAAGCTTCTGCCCTTGGACCAATTGCCTGACTCTAGGGCTCAGGATCCTACCATCTGACCTGGAAGCCTGAGAAGGTCTTGGGGCCATGTGGGTGAGAATACCACTCACTTTCACCTTTTGCTCTGGAGCATTCTTATTCTtactcttattcttattcttattcttattcttattcttattcttattcattcttattcttattcttattcttattcttcagTCTTCATAGAAAGGTTCTCATTCTAATCGTGGCTGGCAACTGAGATGCCAGGCACTCCATCTTTAGGTTACCTCTGTGTGTCGTGAAATTTGCAAACTGCTGGAAGAGATACATTCTCTGGCCAACCTATCTGGTGAATGCTCAAGTGGTCCAATATTATGAAGCTGGGGGTAGAGGCCAATGTGGGAAAGGATCAGGGCTAGGACTCAGCTGAGATGGAGTTCTTGACGTTGGTGTTGATGGCCTTCCCCCATCAGGAATCCAGCAGACCTGTGGCTCTGCAACTCTTAAtctttcttacacacacacacacacattgtttcCAAGAAGCTTGGGTTTGTCTCCTGGTTTATTAGTCTAGAGTTGGTTGATATTAAATAATTCTCCTTTCGGGGAACACTTTGAGAAGATAGTATGACCTATCTTGTTCCTAATGGCCAGGCCCCATCTGACTTTTCATCCCCTTGAACtggtgggatggagaggaggagTCTGGTATGGGAGCCCCCATGCTCACTGCCCTCCTGGGAGGTGGTGATACTAGTAAATTTCCTAAGCCACaccaattttcattttcagaCATTGAAAACATGGGCTTGTAAAGGGTTCCTCCTGTAAAAAATTCAGGGTACTTTATTATGGATTAAGGTacaataacatttttattgagtTCTAACTGTTGCAGTAGGGACTGTGGTGAGGTGGGAAGGCACTAATAAAGTGATTTGTTAGACAGGGTTTCTGAACACCAAGGGCTCCCATCCTAGGGAGAAAAGAAGAGCTACCATCTTACAAATCTGTATCCTGGGCCAGAGGAGCACTAGAAGAGCTTCAAGGAGGTAGAGCACCAGCCTCCTTGGTTCATACACAGGGTGGTCTGGTGAGTCTTTTTCTATAATTGAGTCTAGTGTAGGgtgatgaggtttttttttttcttacctgaaTCTGTCTTATAGCATCCAAGCCAGGTGAAGCATAGGGCAAAGCTGTCCTCTTCCCAGTAGTGTGCCAGAGCTGGCTAACACTGGATCAGGAATACCACTGAATGTTTGCACATTATCTCAAACTTGCATTCAGTGACATCACATTGATAGCTTGAAATTAGCCGTGGTGGGAGGATTACACCTCTGAAATTaacaaacactacaaatcagtcCCCCAATGCCATCCCAGTGAGCTGGTTGTAAAGCATTTACTAGCACATCACTTTCTTACAATTTTATGTCTTAGAACAGTGATTCTCCTGGTAAACAGGGACTTTGCCAAAGCACCCAAAAATTCTGATAATTTTTATACACTCTCTAGAAGATCGTGAGCATTTTGTTTTACCTCCCCTCCAAACTATTCTCCCCCACACCCACACCAACTTCTTTGCTGTGGTGAGCCTCCTAGGGTTGTGTCCGTTCTTTCAGGTGTTTGATGCATTCAAATGTTGGCAATGAGTTTTTACACTAGGTTTCTACTCTGCAATTAGTCCCAGTCATCATCTTTTTCTGCAATGGAGAGAGGTTGTGGTGTAGAAGAGTGAGTGAGGAACTCAGAAGTGGGACTAGGAAAGTGGTGTTCTGGGACAGTGAGGAAACCCAATCAGAAAAGTGAGGTCTCAAGAAGACCTGGAGATGGAGGATGGGGGTGGCAGTGTCGGAGGTGGGGAGTATAAAGGTGGAAAGTGGAGCTAGGTCCAGCCTGCAAAGCTTGGGTATCAACTTATCCTTTGTCAAGCATTTCAATTATAAAGGGCATAGTTTTGGGCACTAAGTCAGTTCCAGAAGATATAATGGAGGATGTTTCAGGACTGTGCTGGAAACTTCTTAGAATAAATCAAATGCAAGTGATGAAGTTAGAATTGAAACTGATTTAATCAAAAAAATCATTGTGAACCCATAAGGCATTTTATGGGGGCCTGCATATTCAGGCCTCTGGGTTCCTGTCACAAAGCAAATGAATAGTGTGATTACCTAGTTGAATTTAACTTAAGGTTAACATCTGGGTGGATAGATAAAATAAGGTTTTGCTGTGTTCCAATTTAGTAGAGCCAAAAGGTCCTTTTTGGCCCATTGACCATTTACCAAAAAGGTAAACTACTGGTCCACTGTCCCCTAATGACAATCTTCCTGGCATTGcaagatgccttttatttttatgagaaaaaGCAAGcacattgtgtgtatgtgtgtgtgagtgtacccccatggtgggagggaggaagatCAGAAATGGATCTTTAAAATGCCCCAGGGCTCTGTGAGTGGGCGGTAAAGTGTTTCAGAATCCCATTTTTCTGTGTTGGATGAAGTTggtggtcccagaaggaaagcagatggACTCAACCCCCCCCACTGCCTGGAGTACACAAGCAGAGAGACTCCTATAAGCAGTATAGGTCTGATCCAGGCAGGAAGCCTCACAGTGCCAGTGCCAGGAGAGTCTTTTCTGTTGCAAAGTCTGACTTCCCTCCAACGTGCCCAAATTGTAGGCATTTTCATGCCAGGAGGGGAAATGGAGTGGGGCAGGGAGTGTTATTCAGGAATGCACAACTTACATCTTTCTTATATTCATCTTACTTTTAATCATTTGTCCAAAGGAAAGTATAGAAGTTAACAATTGGGTTCTTTTGCCTTCCATTTATTGTATGACTAACCAATTATACAATTAAAGTTAGAAACATGTAAATTGCAATGGCAACAcaaattaagaatttaaaaacacatCACTGCAGAATTACCCACTGTTTACAATCTTCTTTTAAAAGTATCCATCTACAGTCAATCATATTAATGCACGAGTTCTACTTTTTTGTGCCCTAAGACATAGGTAAATTATCTAAAAGATCTATGGCTCTTGACAGAGGGTGGGGGcagactttctctctctgaacaAATCTGTTAATTTCATATCATTGAATGCTGTTCAGAttggcaataaaaatatttttcttatatgatCAATCTTATTCCAGTGTCTCTGTCTCCCACTTACTCTAAATTTGTATCTTGCTGTATTCAAATCCTCCCTTCCATTTATCCCTCCCTCAtccctttccattctcttttctctGCCTCCCTTCCCATGCAGTTCCtatatataacacacacacactataaaaACTCAGTATATCATTACATTTTACTTCCTTTTCCACTAATCACCCTGGCAAAATACAATTAATCATAAGATCTACATTTTGTTAAGAATCTTGGTTTGTAAGTGAATTAGTCACTTATCTCCAGGGGAGCACCCTTTCCCTGGGCTGCATCTGTTTGCAGTAAAGccagttgttttggagttttgcTGAAAAATGCCTTGAAGTCTTCTTGATTTTCAAAGATTCTTCTCCCATCTTCAGAAAAGAGAGAGCTTGGATGAATAGTTCACTAGGGGCTTCAGACCAAGGAATTTCAGCTGGTAGTAGATTTTGCtcccactttgtttctctttcactGCTGCTAAGGCATAGTCAGGCATCAGCCCTAGCTTAATGTTCTTGAAAATCAGTTCTTTTTTCTGAGTAGCTTGCatgatgatttatttttctttcaagtttaaGAACTGTACAATTATGTGCCTTGAATTTTTAGATTGAGAGATGTATTTGAGTGGGGACCTGTATATTCCCTCTGTATGC is a genomic window of Choloepus didactylus isolate mChoDid1 chromosome X, mChoDid1.pri, whole genome shotgun sequence containing:
- the IGSF1 gene encoding immunoglobulin superfamily member 1 — its product is MLQTFTFLLFCIRLSLSMTWIEMESQPELLIETNYPQVPWKNITLCCRSPSQIASKYLLLKDKSQITWIHPSYKTFQVSFPIVAITESITGLYRCCYWQETGWSEPIHSFNPGQLRKPIFWIQAETPPLTGCNVSILCCGWLQDLVFILFKEGYAESVDYQVPTGIIAVFSTDNMTPENEGVYICCIHIQMLPTLCQSPATP